A genomic region of Halomonas aestuarii contains the following coding sequences:
- a CDS encoding MlaA family lipoprotein: MTKWAGRGALLLSLGVMAGCASSGEMRERHPDDPWEGFNRKVFAFNDVVDRYALKPAARGYRFITPDPVENGVGNFFSNLGEIRTALNSLLQGKGTNASVATGRFLINSTLGIGGLFDIATRMEITGREEDFGQTLGAWGVGEGAYLVLPLLGPSTVRDTAGLPADMYTYPTTYIEEDKVRVSLTALRVIDARAGLLDQEALISGDRYSFIRDTWLQQRRFEVQDGEMGADPFASDDFEFDDADFDDAFAE, encoded by the coding sequence ATGACGAAGTGGGCGGGGCGTGGTGCCCTGCTGCTGTCGCTGGGGGTGATGGCGGGCTGTGCCAGCAGCGGCGAGATGCGGGAGCGTCATCCGGACGATCCCTGGGAGGGCTTCAACCGCAAGGTGTTCGCCTTCAACGACGTGGTCGACCGCTACGCGCTCAAGCCGGCCGCCCGGGGCTACCGTTTCATCACGCCGGATCCGGTGGAGAACGGCGTGGGCAACTTCTTCTCCAACCTCGGCGAGATCCGCACCGCCCTGAACAGCCTGCTGCAGGGCAAGGGCACCAACGCGAGCGTGGCCACCGGTCGCTTCCTGATCAACAGCACACTGGGCATCGGTGGCCTGTTCGACATCGCCACCCGGATGGAGATCACCGGTCGCGAGGAGGACTTCGGCCAGACGCTCGGCGCCTGGGGCGTGGGGGAGGGCGCCTACCTGGTGCTGCCCCTGCTCGGCCCGAGCACGGTGCGCGATACCGCGGGCCTGCCGGCGGACATGTATACCTACCCGACCACCTACATCGAGGAGGACAAGGTGCGTGTCAGCCTCACCGCCCTCCGGGTGATCGATGCCCGGGCGGGGCTGCTCGACCAGGAGGCGCTGATCAGCGGCGACCGTTACAGCTTCATCCGCGATACCTGGCTGCAGCAGCGTCGCTTCGAGGTCCAGGATGGCGAGATGGGCGCGGACCCCTTCGCCAGCGACGACTTCGAATTCGATGATGCGGACTTCGACGACGCCTTCGCCGAATGA
- a CDS encoding beta-ketoacyl-ACP synthase III yields MSQVVITGTGLYTPEHTIDNAALVASFNAWVDAENARHAEAIAAGEREPLAHSSTEFIVKASGIHSRYVLDAEGILDPERMRPRLPERVNDAPSIQCEMGLAAANQALEAAGVAAEQIELVIVACSNLERPYPAVAVELQAALGAGGYAFDMNVACSSATFAIETAANAIRAGSVRRALVVDPEICSAHLNFRDRDSHFIFGDACTAIVLESEEVAAAEERFEILGTRLVTRFSNAIRNNAGFLNRVTDSDPQAIDKLFVQEGRRVFKEVCPLVAALITDHLASLELIGADLSRLWLHQANRHMNDLIARRVLGHDPDPDQAPIILDRYANTSSAGSIIAFHLHRHDLAPGALGVVCSFGAGYSAGSVVVRRQ; encoded by the coding sequence ATGAGCCAGGTAGTGATCACCGGCACGGGGCTCTACACCCCGGAGCACACCATCGACAACGCGGCCCTGGTGGCCTCGTTCAATGCCTGGGTGGATGCCGAGAACGCGCGCCATGCCGAGGCCATCGCCGCCGGGGAGCGGGAGCCGCTTGCGCACTCCAGTACCGAGTTCATCGTCAAGGCCTCGGGCATCCACAGCCGCTATGTGCTGGATGCCGAGGGGATCCTCGACCCCGAGCGCATGCGTCCCCGGCTGCCGGAGCGCGTCAACGATGCGCCCTCCATCCAGTGCGAGATGGGGCTGGCCGCGGCGAATCAGGCGCTGGAGGCCGCGGGCGTCGCCGCCGAGCAGATCGAGCTGGTGATCGTGGCCTGTTCCAACCTGGAGCGGCCCTATCCGGCGGTGGCGGTGGAGCTCCAGGCGGCGCTGGGCGCGGGTGGCTATGCCTTCGACATGAACGTCGCCTGCAGCTCGGCGACCTTCGCCATCGAGACTGCCGCCAACGCCATCCGCGCGGGCAGCGTCCGGCGCGCGCTGGTGGTCGACCCGGAGATCTGCTCGGCGCACCTCAACTTCCGGGACCGCGACAGCCACTTCATCTTCGGGGATGCCTGCACCGCCATCGTGCTGGAGAGCGAGGAGGTGGCCGCCGCCGAAGAGCGCTTCGAGATCCTCGGCACGCGGCTCGTGACCCGTTTCTCCAACGCCATCCGCAACAATGCCGGCTTCCTCAACCGGGTCACCGACAGCGATCCCCAGGCCATCGACAAGCTCTTCGTCCAGGAGGGGCGGCGGGTCTTCAAGGAGGTCTGTCCGCTGGTGGCGGCGCTGATCACCGATCACCTGGCGAGCCTCGAGCTGATCGGCGCCGACCTCTCGCGGCTCTGGCTGCACCAGGCCAACCGTCACATGAATGACCTCATCGCCCGGCGCGTGCTGGGGCATGATCCGGACCCCGATCAGGCGCCGATCATCCTCGATCGCTACGCCAACACCAGCTCCGCGGGCTCGATCATTGCCTTTCACCTGCACCGGCACGACCTGGCGCCCGGCGCGCTGGGGGTGGTCTGTTCCTTCGGCGCGGGCTACAGTGCCGGCAGTGTGGTGGTGCGTCGCCAATGA
- a CDS encoding PstS family phosphate ABC transporter substrate-binding protein, with translation MNRILKTTVIAAAVIGVTGVAQAREQVRIVGSSTVYPFASYVAEEFGATTDYPTPVIESTGSGGGLRLFCNGVGDDTVDITNASRRMKPSEFERCAENGVTDITEAFIGYDGIAFAQSSTNEAMDVTREQIFLALAAQVPVEGELVDNPYTQWSEIDDALPAREIAVYGPPTTSGTRDAFEELVMEAASEDMEAYGGEGYTDIRTDGAFIDAGENDNLIVQRLAENTDAFGIFGYSFLEENADTLIGSSIDGVAPTPDAIGSGEYPVSRSLFFYVKNQHADEVPAMDAYAKMFMSEMMIGDLGYLKGIGLIPAPQETREEARQVVESHETIELADLK, from the coding sequence ATGAATCGCATCCTCAAGACCACCGTCATCGCTGCCGCCGTCATCGGCGTTACCGGTGTTGCCCAGGCTCGCGAGCAGGTCCGCATCGTCGGCTCCAGCACCGTCTATCCGTTCGCCAGCTACGTGGCCGAGGAGTTCGGTGCCACCACCGATTACCCGACGCCGGTCATCGAGTCCACCGGTTCCGGTGGTGGTCTGCGCCTGTTCTGCAACGGCGTGGGTGACGACACTGTGGACATCACCAACGCCTCGCGTCGCATGAAGCCCTCCGAGTTCGAGCGCTGTGCCGAGAATGGCGTCACCGACATCACCGAGGCCTTCATTGGCTACGACGGCATCGCCTTCGCCCAGTCCAGCACCAACGAGGCGATGGACGTCACCCGCGAGCAGATCTTTCTGGCGCTCGCCGCCCAGGTGCCGGTGGAGGGCGAACTGGTCGACAACCCCTACACCCAGTGGAGCGAGATCGACGACGCCCTGCCGGCGCGTGAGATCGCCGTCTACGGCCCACCCACCACCTCCGGCACCCGTGATGCCTTCGAGGAACTGGTGATGGAAGCCGCGTCCGAGGACATGGAGGCCTACGGCGGTGAGGGCTACACCGACATCCGCACCGACGGCGCCTTCATCGATGCCGGCGAGAACGACAACCTGATCGTCCAGCGCCTGGCCGAGAATACCGATGCCTTTGGCATCTTCGGCTACTCTTTTCTCGAGGAAAATGCCGACACCTTGATCGGGTCCAGCATCGACGGTGTCGCGCCGACGCCGGATGCCATCGGCAGCGGTGAGTACCCGGTATCGCGCTCGCTGTTCTTCTACGTGAAGAACCAGCACGCCGACGAGGTGCCGGCCATGGACGCCTACGCCAAGATGTTCATGAGCGAGATGATGATCGGTGACCTGGGCTACCTGAAGGGCATTGGCCTCATTCCGGCGCCGCAGGAGACGCGCGAGGAGGCGCGTCAGGTCGTGGAGAGCCACGAGACGATCGAGCTGGCCGACCTGAAATAA
- the hrpA gene encoding ATP-dependent RNA helicase HrpA, whose amino-acid sequence MTTETRQAPAAQAEDAAELDALTRALDDVLLRDVAPLEKRLRGLRRRLKEGKPVDRGLAEVRHSLERSRQLVERRRSRPVTLEYPTSLPVAERREDILAALKEHQVVVVAGETGSGKTTQLPKLCLELGLGRRGLIGHTQPRRLAARSVATRLAEELEAPLGDQVGYQVRFTDQSSDDTLVKLMTDGILLAETRRDPDLRRYEAIIIDEAHERSLNIDFLLGYLKRLTARRPDLKVIITSATIDVDRFAAHFGHRDAQGQDRPAPVVEVSGRTYPVEVRYRPLVRHDDDEEDRTLQEGILHAVEEIEQVEREKRWFHGPRDILVFLPGEREIRETADTLRRADLRGTEILPLYARLSNAEQNRVFAPHAGRRIVLSTNVAETSLTVPGIRYVIDPGLVRISRYSYKAKIQRLPVEPVSQASADQRKGRCGRVAEGVCIRLYEEEDFLARPAFTDPEIRRTNLASVILSMLSLKLGDIEAFPFVDPPDSRFITDGFRLLFELGAVDAGNRLTPLGRKLARLPIDPRLARMVLAGAEQGGLREVLIVVAGLAVQDPRDRPADKRQAADQAHRRWHDPESDFVALLNLWHGFEAAREELSGNRLRRWCKDHYLNYLRLREWHDTFRQLRQLLRDMDIEVPPPAPSPIQGPHEDDKARRQARREHAVTLHKALLTGLLSNLGLLTEQREYLGARNRKFLVHPGSGLAKKSPKWVMAFELVETTKLFARTVARIEPQWIEPVAGHLVKRSHAEPHWEMKRAQVVATEQVTLFGLPIVTGRKVNFGPIDPVLSRELFIRRALVEGEFRTRGDFFAHNRALVEEVEDLEDRARKRDILVDEETLFAFYDERLPADIVNGKGFEAWRRKAEVENPDILKFDRSALLAREAGEVTQADYPDELTLNGVRYPLAYHFEPGAPDDGVTLTVPAAMLPQLPLARLEWLVPGLLREKCIALMKSLPKAVRRQVVPIPDWVDAALEAMTPDDIPLTEALGEFLRRKAGVRLHPDDWRTDSLEPHLVMNLRVVDHQGETLGQGRDARELERRFEAAAGEGARALAVQASDEGELEALPETPLPESRVTTQAGIRVEAYPALVPDREAFRVELFDHPDKAREAHRAGVVQAAMDQLPEQARAIERLKGLSTCALLFAKVGGKRVLVEDVVAAVFRQVMATDPLPRSRDELQARLEATRDDLLPRAEALVATLEQALKGHLAVTKALKGNLNLALALVYSDLKAQMQRLVHPGFVSEAGEWLEEYPRYMEAALIRLEKAPRERMRDQMQMQEVQDFEARLAARRESERRGGVEDPALVEFGWWIEELRVSLFAQQLGTKFPVSAKRLEKRWAELTGRTA is encoded by the coding sequence GTGACCACCGAGACCCGCCAGGCCCCCGCCGCCCAGGCCGAGGATGCCGCCGAGCTTGATGCCCTGACCCGTGCCCTCGATGACGTCCTGCTGCGCGACGTCGCCCCCCTCGAGAAGCGACTGCGCGGCCTGCGCCGTCGGCTGAAGGAGGGCAAGCCCGTGGACCGGGGCCTCGCCGAGGTCCGCCACTCGCTCGAGCGCTCGCGACAGCTGGTGGAGCGACGCAGGTCTCGGCCGGTCACGCTCGAGTACCCGACGTCGCTGCCGGTGGCCGAGCGCCGCGAGGATATCCTCGCGGCCCTGAAGGAGCACCAGGTGGTGGTGGTCGCCGGCGAGACCGGCTCGGGCAAGACCACCCAGTTGCCCAAGCTCTGCCTGGAGCTGGGCCTCGGGCGTCGCGGCCTGATCGGCCACACCCAGCCGCGCCGCCTGGCGGCCCGGTCGGTGGCCACGCGCCTGGCCGAGGAGCTCGAGGCCCCGCTGGGCGACCAGGTCGGCTACCAGGTGCGCTTCACCGACCAGAGCAGCGACGACACCCTCGTCAAGCTGATGACCGACGGCATCCTGCTGGCCGAGACGCGCCGCGATCCGGACCTCCGGCGGTACGAGGCGATCATCATCGACGAGGCCCACGAGCGCAGCCTCAACATCGACTTCCTGCTCGGCTACCTCAAGCGTCTCACCGCGCGGCGGCCCGACCTCAAGGTGATCATCACCTCGGCGACCATCGACGTCGACCGCTTCGCGGCGCACTTCGGCCACCGGGATGCCCAGGGCCAGGATCGGCCGGCGCCGGTGGTGGAGGTCTCCGGCCGGACCTACCCGGTGGAGGTGCGTTACCGGCCCCTGGTGCGCCATGACGACGACGAGGAGGACCGCACCCTGCAGGAGGGCATCCTCCATGCCGTGGAGGAGATCGAGCAGGTCGAGCGCGAGAAGCGCTGGTTCCACGGGCCGCGCGACATCCTGGTGTTCCTGCCCGGCGAGCGGGAGATCCGCGAGACCGCCGACACCCTGCGCCGGGCCGATCTGCGCGGCACCGAGATCCTGCCACTCTATGCGCGGCTCTCCAACGCCGAGCAGAACCGGGTCTTCGCGCCCCACGCGGGGCGGCGCATCGTGCTCTCCACCAACGTCGCGGAGACCTCGCTGACCGTGCCGGGCATCCGCTACGTGATCGACCCGGGGCTGGTCCGCATCAGCCGCTACAGCTACAAGGCCAAGATCCAGCGCCTGCCGGTCGAGCCGGTCAGCCAGGCCAGCGCCGACCAGCGCAAGGGGCGCTGCGGTCGCGTGGCCGAAGGCGTCTGCATCCGTCTTTACGAGGAGGAGGACTTCCTCGCCCGGCCCGCATTCACCGACCCCGAGATCCGCCGCACCAACCTGGCCTCGGTGATCCTCTCGATGCTGTCGCTCAAGCTCGGTGACATCGAGGCCTTTCCCTTCGTCGACCCGCCGGATTCGCGCTTCATCACCGACGGCTTTCGGCTGCTCTTCGAGCTCGGCGCGGTCGACGCGGGCAACCGCCTGACCCCGCTGGGGCGCAAGCTGGCCCGGCTGCCCATCGACCCGCGCCTGGCCCGCATGGTGCTGGCCGGGGCCGAGCAGGGGGGGCTTCGCGAGGTGCTGATCGTGGTCGCCGGCCTGGCGGTCCAGGATCCCCGCGACCGCCCGGCCGACAAGCGCCAGGCCGCCGACCAGGCCCACCGCCGCTGGCACGACCCGGAGTCCGACTTCGTGGCCCTGCTCAACCTCTGGCACGGCTTCGAGGCCGCCCGGGAGGAGCTCTCCGGCAACCGGCTGCGCCGCTGGTGCAAGGATCACTACCTGAACTACCTGCGCCTGCGCGAGTGGCACGACACCTTCCGCCAGCTGCGCCAGCTGCTGCGCGACATGGACATCGAGGTTCCGCCGCCGGCCCCGAGCCCGATCCAGGGCCCGCACGAGGACGACAAGGCCCGTCGGCAGGCCCGCCGGGAGCACGCCGTGACCCTGCACAAGGCGCTGCTCACCGGGCTGCTCTCTAATCTCGGCCTGCTCACCGAGCAGCGCGAGTACCTGGGGGCGCGCAACCGCAAGTTCCTGGTCCATCCGGGCTCGGGGCTCGCCAAGAAGTCGCCCAAGTGGGTGATGGCGTTCGAGCTGGTGGAGACGACCAAGCTCTTCGCCCGCACCGTCGCCCGGATCGAGCCCCAGTGGATCGAGCCGGTGGCCGGCCACCTGGTGAAGCGCTCCCATGCCGAGCCCCACTGGGAGATGAAGCGCGCCCAGGTCGTGGCGACGGAGCAGGTCACCCTGTTCGGCCTGCCCATCGTCACGGGGCGCAAGGTCAACTTCGGCCCGATCGATCCGGTGCTGTCCCGGGAGCTGTTCATCCGGCGCGCGCTGGTCGAGGGCGAATTCAGGACCCGCGGCGACTTCTTCGCCCACAATCGCGCGCTGGTGGAGGAGGTCGAGGACCTCGAGGACCGTGCCCGCAAGCGGGACATCCTGGTCGACGAGGAGACCCTCTTCGCCTTCTACGACGAGCGGCTCCCCGCCGATATCGTCAACGGCAAGGGCTTCGAGGCCTGGCGCAGGAAGGCCGAGGTCGAGAACCCCGACATCCTCAAGTTCGACCGCTCGGCCCTGCTGGCTCGGGAGGCCGGCGAGGTCACCCAGGCCGACTATCCGGACGAGCTCACGCTGAACGGGGTGCGCTACCCGCTTGCCTACCACTTCGAGCCCGGCGCCCCCGATGACGGCGTGACGCTCACCGTGCCGGCTGCCATGCTGCCCCAGCTGCCCCTGGCCCGGCTGGAGTGGCTGGTGCCGGGCCTGCTGCGCGAGAAGTGCATCGCCCTGATGAAGTCGCTGCCCAAGGCGGTCCGGCGCCAGGTGGTGCCGATTCCCGACTGGGTGGACGCCGCCCTGGAGGCCATGACGCCGGACGACATCCCCCTCACCGAGGCGCTGGGGGAATTCCTGCGCCGCAAGGCCGGCGTCCGCCTCCATCCCGACGACTGGCGCACCGACTCCCTCGAGCCCCACCTGGTGATGAACCTGCGGGTGGTGGACCATCAGGGCGAGACCCTGGGCCAGGGCCGTGATGCCCGCGAACTGGAGCGCCGCTTCGAGGCGGCCGCGGGCGAGGGCGCCCGGGCCCTGGCCGTCCAGGCCAGCGACGAGGGCGAGCTCGAGGCCCTGCCCGAGACGCCGCTGCCCGAGTCCCGGGTCACCACCCAGGCCGGTATCCGGGTGGAGGCCTATCCCGCCCTGGTGCCGGACAGGGAGGCCTTCCGGGTCGAGCTGTTCGACCATCCCGACAAGGCCCGCGAGGCCCATCGCGCGGGCGTGGTGCAGGCCGCCATGGACCAGCTGCCCGAGCAGGCACGGGCCATCGAGCGGCTGAAGGGGCTGTCGACCTGCGCGCTGCTGTTCGCCAAGGTGGGCGGCAAGCGGGTGCTGGTCGAGGACGTGGTGGCGGCGGTCTTTCGCCAGGTGATGGCCACCGACCCGCTGCCGCGCTCCCGCGACGAGCTCCAGGCGAGGCTCGAGGCCACCCGCGACGATCTGCTGCCCCGGGCCGAGGCCCTGGTGGCGACCCTGGAGCAGGCGCTCAAGGGTCACCTGGCCGTGACCAAGGCGCTGAAGGGCAACCTGAACCTGGCGCTGGCGCTGGTGTACAGTGACCTCAAGGCCCAGATGCAGCGCCTCGTGCACCCCGGCTTCGTCAGCGAGGCCGGCGAGTGGCTCGAGGAGTATCCCCGCTACATGGAAGCGGCCCTGATTCGCCTGGAGAAGGCGCCGCGGGAGCGCATGCGCGACCAGATGCAGATGCAGGAGGTCCAGGACTTCGAGGCGCGCCTGGCGGCCCGTCGCGAGAGCGAACGGCGCGGCGGGGTGGAGGACCCGGCCCTGGTGGAATTCGGCTGGTGGATCGAGGAACTCAGGGTCTCCCTCTTCGCCCAGCAGCTGGGCACGAAGTTTCCGGTCTCCGCCAAACGCCTCGAGAAACGCTGGGCAGAACTCACAGGGAGGACGGCATGA
- a CDS encoding PP2C family protein-serine/threonine phosphatase, translating to MSSAKQLIGVIDVPGPERDALAQTIARDGLAVYAADGVEELPPGTALIVAHARAVSHGDWERLAASVPTLVVSDERQDAELLRAVDAGLVDYIIDPLRHGPLLRRMIGKAIEVHRLAAERERDRERLAHLNENLEELNESLETHLAMLRLDQQAGGQIQRKLLPPRPQSVGGVTFDYWLAPSLYLSGDFLDFQRFDERYSLFYFADVSGHGASSAFVTVLLKYLSNRWQQEWDGRHPERLAARWLAALNRELLDAGIGKHATLFVGVIDHQRRYLHYSLGAQLPMPLLVAEGEVQALPGEGMPVGLFPDVDYPSLGCPLPAEFGLWLCSDGILECLPGDTLDGRLKELERRVLASETLEDLRGSLALEHLADDDEVVAQSAPGHEELPDDLTIMKLSGFGNDKP from the coding sequence ATGTCATCAGCCAAGCAACTGATCGGGGTGATCGATGTGCCGGGGCCCGAGCGTGACGCCCTGGCCCAGACCATCGCCCGTGACGGCCTGGCGGTGTATGCCGCCGATGGCGTGGAGGAGTTGCCGCCGGGAACGGCGCTGATCGTGGCCCATGCGCGCGCGGTGTCCCATGGCGACTGGGAGCGACTGGCCGCCTCGGTGCCGACCCTGGTGGTCAGCGACGAGCGCCAGGACGCCGAACTGCTGAGGGCTGTGGATGCGGGTCTGGTGGATTACATCATCGATCCGCTGCGCCACGGGCCGCTGCTGCGGCGCATGATCGGCAAGGCCATCGAGGTGCATCGGCTGGCCGCGGAGCGCGAGCGCGACCGGGAACGGCTGGCCCACCTCAACGAGAACCTCGAGGAACTCAACGAGAGCCTGGAAACCCATCTCGCGATGCTGCGCCTCGACCAGCAGGCCGGGGGGCAGATCCAGCGCAAGCTCCTGCCGCCGCGCCCGCAGAGCGTGGGCGGCGTGACCTTCGACTACTGGCTGGCCCCCTCGCTGTATCTTTCCGGGGACTTCCTCGACTTCCAGCGCTTCGATGAGCGCTACAGCCTCTTCTATTTCGCCGACGTCTCCGGCCACGGGGCGTCCTCGGCCTTCGTCACCGTGCTGCTGAAGTACCTCTCCAATCGCTGGCAGCAGGAGTGGGACGGCCGGCACCCCGAGCGCCTGGCGGCCCGCTGGCTGGCGGCGCTCAATCGCGAGCTGCTGGATGCCGGCATCGGCAAGCATGCGACCCTGTTCGTGGGGGTCATTGACCATCAGCGTCGTTATCTCCACTATTCCCTCGGCGCCCAGCTGCCCATGCCCCTCCTGGTGGCCGAGGGCGAGGTGCAGGCGCTGCCCGGCGAGGGCATGCCGGTCGGACTCTTCCCCGATGTCGACTACCCGAGCCTGGGCTGTCCGCTGCCGGCGGAGTTCGGGCTGTGGCTCTGTTCGGATGGCATACTGGAGTGCCTGCCGGGGGATACGCTGGATGGGCGGCTCAAGGAACTTGAGCGGCGGGTCCTGGCCAGCGAGACGCTGGAGGATCTACGTGGCAGCCTTGCGCTGGAGCACCTGGCGGATGATGATGAAGTCGTCGCCCAGAGCGCCCCGGGTCACGAGGAACTGCCAGACGACCTGACGATCATGAAGTTGAGCGGATTCGGCAATGATAAACCATGA
- a CDS encoding Bcr/CflA family multidrug efflux MFS transporter, which produces MTLNSRRVALLVAANTALAPFAIDAYLPAMAALADSVGASIHHTEMSLSAFLAGFALGQLLFGPLSDRVGRKPVLLGGLVAFMVTSLAITTVDTLPELLAWRFLQALGGGACVVNSAAIVRDCFQGREAAKVMSTMAMIMMLAPLAAPAVGSGLLYLADWWLIFVFLAVYAAFLFWLMGTQLPETRAADRPSASFGQVLSNYASVLRHREGMGYICAASMSFAGLFAFITASPFLYLDHFGLSPALYPVVFGANVVTMAASNRLNIRLLRRRSPQQNLRLGLGIQLVATSGLVLMVATGLASLWTLVPLVMLFAGTIGLVAPNAISSLLDHFHHMSATAAALQGTLQFSSGALAGMLVGAFEVDSAWPMVLTMLVAATLGNIGFRVLAGRAGGTPLNRSGDEMTEVSRNVS; this is translated from the coding sequence TTGACCCTGAACTCGCGACGCGTGGCCCTGCTGGTCGCCGCCAACACGGCCCTGGCCCCCTTCGCCATCGATGCCTACCTGCCCGCCATGGCGGCGCTGGCGGACTCGGTCGGCGCCAGCATCCATCACACCGAGATGTCGCTCAGCGCCTTCCTGGCCGGTTTCGCCCTCGGCCAGCTGCTGTTCGGGCCGCTTTCCGACCGCGTGGGGCGCAAGCCGGTGCTGCTCGGCGGGCTGGTGGCCTTCATGGTGACGAGCCTGGCCATCACCACGGTGGACACGCTGCCCGAACTGTTGGCCTGGCGGTTCCTGCAGGCTCTCGGCGGCGGCGCCTGCGTGGTCAACTCCGCCGCCATCGTGCGCGACTGCTTCCAGGGTCGCGAGGCGGCCAAGGTCATGTCGACCATGGCGATGATCATGATGCTGGCGCCACTGGCGGCCCCGGCGGTGGGCAGCGGTCTGCTCTATCTCGCCGACTGGTGGCTGATCTTCGTCTTCCTGGCGGTCTACGCCGCCTTCCTGTTCTGGCTGATGGGGACCCAGCTGCCCGAGACAAGGGCCGCGGATCGTCCCTCGGCCTCCTTCGGCCAGGTCCTGTCGAACTACGCCAGCGTGCTGCGCCATCGCGAGGGCATGGGCTATATCTGTGCGGCCTCGATGTCCTTCGCCGGGCTGTTCGCCTTCATCACCGCCTCGCCCTTCCTCTACCTGGACCATTTCGGCCTGTCGCCGGCGCTCTATCCCGTCGTCTTCGGCGCCAACGTGGTCACCATGGCGGCGTCCAACCGTCTCAACATCCGCCTGCTGCGCCGTCGCAGTCCCCAGCAGAACCTGCGTCTGGGGCTGGGCATCCAGCTGGTGGCCACCTCGGGGCTCGTGCTGATGGTGGCAACCGGCCTGGCGTCACTCTGGACGTTGGTCCCGCTGGTCATGCTGTTCGCCGGCACCATCGGACTGGTGGCCCCCAACGCCATCTCCTCGCTGCTGGATCACTTCCACCACATGAGCGCCACCGCCGCGGCCCTGCAGGGCACCCTGCAGTTCTCCAGTGGGGCGCTCGCGGGGATGCTGGTGGGGGCCTTCGAGGTCGACAGCGCCTGGCCGATGGTGCTGACCATGCTGGTCGCCGCCACCCTCGGCAACATCGGCTTCCGAGTGCTGGCGGGCCGCGCAGGCGGAACCCCGCTGAACCGGTCAGGCGATGAGATGACGGAGGTTTCTCGCAACGTGTCATGA
- the tal gene encoding transaldolase: MADDLLSQLKAMTTVVADTGDLEAIRRFSPTDATTNPSLILQAAQHEARRARLAEIARHATDIDDALDTVAVEIGSEISELVPGYVSTEVSARLSFDTDATLARARSLVERYARHGVGPERILVKVAATWEGIRAARILEREGIHTNLTLLFSFAQAQACADAGVTLVSPFVGRILDWHKAQDPEADFAGDRDPGVQSVRRIYEHFKGHGYETIVMGASFRNAGEIIALAGCDRLTISPQLLEELAGTTGPLERRLKPLDAETRAPEPLDEAEFRWAMNEDAMATEKLAEGIRKFMADQRKLETLLGELRKG; encoded by the coding sequence ATGGCAGACGACCTGCTTTCACAACTCAAGGCCATGACCACCGTGGTGGCCGATACCGGCGACCTCGAGGCGATCCGACGCTTCTCGCCCACCGACGCCACGACCAACCCGTCGCTGATCCTGCAGGCGGCCCAGCACGAGGCACGCCGGGCACGGCTGGCCGAGATCGCCCGCCATGCCACCGACATCGACGATGCCCTCGACACCGTGGCCGTGGAGATCGGCAGCGAGATCAGTGAACTCGTCCCGGGGTACGTGTCCACCGAGGTCAGCGCGCGCCTCTCCTTCGACACCGACGCCACCCTGGCCCGGGCCCGCTCGCTGGTCGAGCGCTACGCTCGCCATGGGGTCGGCCCCGAGCGGATCCTGGTCAAGGTCGCGGCGACCTGGGAAGGGATTCGCGCCGCCCGGATCCTGGAGCGCGAAGGCATCCACACCAACCTCACCCTGCTGTTCAGCTTCGCCCAGGCCCAGGCCTGTGCCGATGCCGGCGTCACCCTTGTGTCGCCCTTCGTCGGGCGGATCCTCGACTGGCACAAGGCCCAGGACCCCGAGGCCGACTTCGCCGGCGACCGCGACCCGGGCGTGCAGTCGGTCAGGCGCATCTACGAACACTTCAAGGGCCACGGCTACGAGACCATCGTGATGGGCGCCAGCTTCCGCAATGCCGGGGAGATCATCGCCCTGGCGGGATGCGACCGCCTGACCATCTCCCCCCAGTTGCTGGAGGAGCTGGCCGGCACCACCGGCCCGCTGGAGCGTCGCCTCAAGCCGCTGGATGCCGAGACCCGGGCGCCGGAACCGCTGGACGAGGCCGAGTTCCGCTGGGCGATGAACGAGGACGCCATGGCCACCGAGAAGCTGGCCGAGGGCATCCGCAAGTTCATGGCCGACCAGCGCAAGCTGGAGACGCTGCTGGGAGAACTCAGGAAGGGATGA
- a CDS encoding STAS domain-containing protein, translating into MINHEGRIKAAFDSGVFVLKLCGDVRLTLCATLDRQARQLAETPGLETLIIDLRDTTNVDSTALGFLAKVAMAVQGRVSERPTIIADNPDVLRMLDVMGFSRIFTLVEAPITEARELCDLPTIPTDVEETRQRVLEAHRILMRLNEHNREEFQPLVEMLEAQQAASHGS; encoded by the coding sequence ATGATAAACCATGAAGGTCGCATCAAGGCGGCGTTCGACTCGGGGGTCTTCGTCCTCAAGCTGTGTGGCGACGTTCGCCTGACGCTCTGCGCCACCCTGGACCGCCAGGCCCGACAGCTCGCCGAGACGCCGGGGCTCGAGACGTTGATCATCGACCTGCGGGATACCACCAACGTGGATTCCACCGCGCTGGGGTTTCTCGCCAAGGTGGCCATGGCGGTGCAGGGGCGGGTCAGCGAGCGCCCGACCATCATCGCCGACAACCCCGATGTCCTGCGGATGCTGGACGTCATGGGGTTCTCGCGCATCTTCACCCTGGTGGAGGCACCGATCACCGAGGCCCGCGAGCTCTGCGACCTTCCCACGATCCCCACCGACGTGGAGGAGACCCGCCAGCGGGTGCTCGAGGCGCATCGCATCCTGATGCGCCTCAACGAGCATAATCGCGAGGAATTCCAGCCGCTGGTGGAGATGCTTGAGGCCCAGCAGGCCGCCTCCCACGGCTCCTAG